The genomic interval CGACGGATTGTGCCCAATGTAGATGTCAACAGAAATGAGGAGAAATTAGAGAGTGAAAGGTTTCCTGGACCCATTCCCAAACCCacacatcctcctccctccaaaGACTTTACACAACAACGAGACCAACTGAAGAAGGAGGTTAAAGACAAGATGGAGACTCTGCGCAGGCTTAAGATGGTTAAAATGTACAGGAGCAAGGTACAACCTACCTTTTTTAATCTTTCTGGGCTGTCCCTAACATGAACGTTTGGATTTATTTTGCTTGACTTGAAAGTGGTCGTTTTATATGACACAttccctgtctccctccctaGAATGATTTAACACAGCTCCACACCTTGATTGACAAGTGGAGGAGTTGTGCTCAGGCTGCCCTGTATGAGCTCCAGTCAGACGTCCCCGTAGAAGGACGAAAGGCCGGCCTGTCGGAGCTCATTGACCTCTTTGGTCTGCATGACGGCATTCTGCACTTTGACCGAACAGAGGATGACTTCACTACCTAAAAATGCTTTAACACATATCAAATATCGtgagttcagtgttttttttatttttgctgctaTGCCATTCAGATTCACAGCtgaattgtaaatgtaatgcTAAGTTTACTTGGTAAGAGGAGTGTAAATAAGACTGTGTTATCTGTTGAAGAGAAGGCCTCGCTCAGCTGTATTTCAGCTGATCCAGTGAAGGAAAGTTCCTCATCCTCAGACGCTCAACTTCGGCCCAGAGGAAAGCCAGTTCATCCCCCTGCGCTCTGGCCAGGTCCTCCAAGTTCTTCCTCTGAAGGATTTCCTGGTAGCGCTCCTCCGTTTTGGCTGCCTGGTTTTTCTCTGAATCTAAACACCAAACGGGTCACATTATCAGTCAGAAGAGGCATTAAAATCTCCCTTTGCAATGAGCCGGACTTCTTGCTGTATTACCTGATGCTTCAAAGATGTGGGTCCTCTCTGCCAGAGTCACCTGCATATTAGGCAGCTGCTGTTCTATAGTTGCGCTCTTCTCGACCTTCTCTGCTGCCTGCCTGTTCAACTGTTCAATCTTTTTTATGCGCTGCTCCACACTTTGTAGATGAGTCTAAAAGGAGAACATAATATGTTTATTGATTTAACAGTAAGTTATGGAAAGTATACGTTACAGAGCGGATTGATGAAAGCAAAATGTACCTTTTCCTGATAAGCTATGGTTTTCTCCAGAATGGAAGCTTGCTTGAACACCCGCTTGTCTCGATCTGTCTTGTTGAGGTactggaaagaaaagagaataacCGACTTGAATAAAGTGACTGAAAAAGCAAAAATGTTCTATACAGTTTGTACTCTAGATCTTTTGACAACAGTGGTGGCAAAAAATGGTTTATCATAAAACGTTATGGCTCCTTCAGGATGGATTTGTTTATATTCAAAGTATTTTCCTCTCAAGGTTTCAGGGGCCTAAACAATGACAGGAAGCTGTACACCACGCCACGGGAGAGCTACCTGAAACTTTTGGCAGAGGAAACTGGCATTCAGGCCTGAAAACATGTTTGGTGATATGCTCATCAGCTTGTTGAAAATGACTCATTTGttctatgtatttttttcattgcTCAACCACTTACTTAATATTTTGTTATATCACAAACTTATGAAACAACTTGTGTTTTATAAAGTGTCCGAAGGGGTTAATTGTAATGGGGAACAACAAAGTGTCTTTCTGTCAGCTTTTGTTGTCTGTTCTTGTTTAAATGCCTGTTAATTCTTTAGGTTGACATTTACTGCGAAGTGAagcagatttgttttatttaatgttttctgaGAATCTGTATTTATTGCAAAAACACATCCAAGATGTTAAAGCAGGagtgaaaaactaaaacaaagtaGTATATTAAGCCAGTCtccacttatttatttattttttaaaacagggtGGGGAACTTGAATAAATACGGTCTGTTTTGTGTCAACAAAACACCATCCATCTGTACTCAGGGATGGGAACAATGTTCTGCTCACATAACATCTGATGCTGCCAAAAGCAAAATACCTGCCTTGATATCGACGATTGAGGTTTGGCCAGAAATGCCGAGACATCATTGCCATTTCAAGCAGATGTTGAACTAGTTGAAAATATCTGACATATAATTATGTGCAGGGTGAAAATCTATCCAATATCCAGTAGCATTAATCATCATGAGGTGTTATTTAGTGCATATTTCCTTATTGAGGCTAAGAATAAAAGATATCCCGGTCCTTGAGAAAAGCTAAACAAAGAGCACTGTGTCACAATATTTCAGTGTCCTGATTACACTCACATCCTGTTGCTCCTCAGAGAGTCGTAACATCTGGATGTCCCTCGCCTTGGTGTTGAGGTGCTCTATCTGCATCCCCATCATCTTGTGCTCCCACAGCAGCTGGATGATGCCCTTACGGAAGTCCTTGCACTGCACCATGGAGGCTATTTTCTGCTCTCCCAGTGTCTGATCATATAATAAGCAATCACATGTATAACCAATGTATCTGGCCAACACTTGGAATTGGCTCCTTTTTGCAACTTTTATCAAACAgaaaatactttatatatataaatgcaattATGACCCTTTTGTGTACATATAGATCTATCGTAAGAGTACACATTGCATATCTTTATTTTCCGATAAGAGTGTCCATGTGTCTGGTGGTGTAGGCTT from Cyclopterus lumpus isolate fCycLum1 chromosome 15, fCycLum1.pri, whole genome shotgun sequence carries:
- the sfr1 gene encoding swi5-dependent recombination DNA repair protein 1 homolog, whose product is MEVTPKADKSNSACYSPLRSAESSPCEYKEEKHHQKLSSSLKERLKRSRRSFTSPFSVAKRLCVDEKEGNGQQVSADSRETVNNPRRIVPNVDVNRNEEKLESERFPGPIPKPTHPPPSKDFTQQRDQLKKEVKDKMETLRRLKMVKMYRSKNDLTQLHTLIDKWRSCAQAALYELQSDVPVEGRKAGLSELIDLFGLHDGILHFDRTEDDFTT